In the genome of Photobacterium sp. TY1-4, one region contains:
- a CDS encoding diguanylate cyclase: MTDITAVASEMSKLRLRLDQAQLTYRDASLKARREIVILKRLLSRLSVACRGLDSELDQKMDQLRTELEQQRDVSRLIPRLAVIERLVIRQASFIDQENQQLAQQCRQSGETLKRLHGLPPQFKRQLRNLLSQPSDTLAQTHHQTIRLLALYERALKMTAVSSDVLDKKNALEHDLLLQLNAQLQQLISELDFEGDAGDKLLTIRNQLLHGVAPQALVELSLEVLRLVVDGTRRERQSSQQFLDGVNSDLATLQKTTSQSVEQSSTLYEHRSTMTGELTELAGQIRQGLQDQDNLEHWRPTLTTLTKELLVLAERHRALEKREKALIEQLGYNQNKITHLFEQTQSYRHRLQDQERRMFLDNLTRVYNRAACNERLEHEYRRWLRYQHPLCVALIDIDQFKEINDSYGHLAGDKMLKIIARAIRQQLGETEFLARFGGDEFMVILPDASEESRNKTLSKIREAITQLPFRFREQNVSVTVSIGATVFDGNDTPSDILERTDKALQSARHAGKGRILWLT; this comes from the coding sequence GTGACTGATATAACCGCCGTAGCCTCTGAAATGAGTAAATTGAGGTTGCGTCTCGACCAGGCTCAACTCACCTATCGCGATGCCTCGCTGAAAGCGCGCCGCGAAATCGTGATATTGAAACGTTTGCTTAGCCGCTTATCTGTCGCCTGCCGCGGCCTGGACAGCGAGTTGGATCAGAAAATGGACCAGTTGCGTACCGAGCTCGAGCAGCAACGCGATGTCAGCCGGCTGATCCCCCGGCTGGCCGTCATTGAACGCCTGGTGATCCGCCAGGCCAGCTTTATCGATCAGGAAAACCAACAGCTGGCGCAGCAGTGCCGCCAAAGCGGCGAAACCCTCAAGCGGCTGCATGGCCTGCCACCCCAGTTCAAACGCCAGCTGCGCAACCTACTCAGCCAGCCATCCGACACCCTGGCCCAGACCCACCATCAGACCATTCGCCTGCTGGCGCTGTACGAGCGGGCGCTGAAAATGACTGCCGTGTCCAGCGATGTCCTGGATAAGAAAAACGCCCTGGAGCACGATCTCCTGCTGCAACTCAACGCGCAGTTACAACAGCTGATTTCAGAGCTGGATTTTGAGGGCGACGCCGGAGACAAGCTGCTGACGATCCGCAACCAACTCCTGCACGGGGTTGCGCCACAGGCGCTGGTCGAACTGTCACTGGAAGTCCTGCGCCTGGTGGTCGACGGCACCCGCCGCGAGCGCCAGAGCTCCCAGCAGTTCCTCGACGGCGTCAACAGTGATCTGGCCACGCTGCAAAAAACCACCAGCCAGAGTGTCGAGCAAAGCAGCACCCTGTATGAGCACCGCAGTACGATGACCGGCGAGCTGACAGAGCTGGCCGGCCAGATCCGCCAGGGATTGCAGGATCAGGATAACCTCGAACACTGGCGTCCGACGCTGACCACCCTGACCAAAGAGTTATTGGTGCTGGCCGAGCGTCACCGGGCGCTGGAGAAACGGGAAAAAGCCCTGATTGAACAGCTCGGCTACAACCAGAACAAGATCACCCACCTGTTCGAGCAGACCCAAAGCTACCGCCACCGTCTGCAGGATCAGGAGCGCCGGATGTTCCTCGATAACCTGACCCGGGTTTACAACCGCGCGGCCTGCAACGAACGCCTGGAGCACGAGTACCGCCGCTGGCTGCGCTATCAGCACCCGCTCTGCGTGGCCCTGATCGACATTGATCAATTCAAAGAAATCAATGACAGCTACGGCCATCTGGCCGGCGACAAAATGCTGAAAATCATTGCCCGCGCGATCCGCCAGCAGCTCGGCGAAACTGAATTCCTGGCCCGCTTCGGCGGCGATGAGTTCATGGTGATCCTGCCCGATGCCAGCGAAGAGAGCCGCAATAAGACCCTGAGCAAGATCCGCGAGGCCATCACCCAGTTGCCGTTCCGCTTCCGGGAGCAGAATGTGTCGGTCACCGTCTCCATCGGCGCCACGGTGTTTGACGGCAACGACACCCCGAGCGACATCCTGGAGCGGACGGACAAAGCGCTGCAAAGCGCCCGGCACGCCGGCAAAGGCCGCATTCTCTGGCTCACCTGA
- a CDS encoding GGDEF domain-containing protein gives MSLSRWLVSALVILAASFTAHAKIYTTPILADANELLLTSPEKSLEMTNRYLAQRRLSNPKELSRVHVNDETDHTVRTPLNTINALQIKARAYSLLNQPEQAIRAVREAERLAQDNTLAFTILETRLIHAQIYWENLKNNATALRMLDKIDQDIAKSEALQLTKQVKVLQYQSVMLRAEIASSLDQEADAEKLFTQAKRYLPSLEESGAMIDFQLALGQHYLRHQHYDLALDQLLGSHWLAVEQENNAMVAQTNLALADLFEQRKVFDRALEHATQAGEFFEHFNQARPLAKTLALIASIYEQQGRFNLALVHYFNALDQETQLNHDARSAKLRLNIARVYLQLYNYPKAEQYLQHTRQLAKQSGNEAIQIESQLLQGRLELAQGQTETAVSTLQAGLIAASRIGDRDLQLMGESVLSDAFEQQNDYYNALLSQRRYEQLFSSKQEDQAKSNVAVFKQQQRMLERSLLLEEMERKQFESDKALYKQKNISIVLFSVLCVVLIVLLRRHKTAKMFQERLLRLRTEFYTHPRSGLRNLRMLTIRLPNSLQQSSANFEQWHLGEIINEPLSDRLRFALFEVPSLKQIYLEHGYQKGLELERQFGEYLKAQVCKPARLYHFSDAMFLYIEPNSRLETAPEQLADSIQQLVDNFLIKHRLDNRVRIGMAEYPFLPRAYTAINDHELLDILLMAANAARLISKTDPGSQWVHLSAIDAAPAASFACDNIRKACLQGIDNGLVKVQSSSTVDIIWNNDHESDKNVS, from the coding sequence ATGAGTCTGAGCCGCTGGCTGGTAAGCGCGCTGGTGATCCTGGCCGCCTCTTTTACTGCACACGCAAAAATCTATACCACGCCGATCCTGGCCGACGCCAACGAGCTGCTCCTCACCAGTCCGGAAAAATCACTGGAGATGACCAACCGCTATTTAGCGCAGCGCCGTCTCAGCAATCCCAAAGAGCTCTCTCGGGTGCACGTCAATGACGAAACCGATCACACCGTGCGTACCCCGCTCAATACCATCAATGCACTGCAAATCAAGGCCCGGGCCTACTCGCTGCTGAACCAGCCCGAGCAAGCCATTCGCGCCGTGCGCGAAGCGGAGCGGCTGGCACAGGACAACACTCTGGCCTTTACCATTCTGGAAACTCGCCTGATCCATGCTCAGATTTACTGGGAAAACCTGAAGAACAACGCCACCGCGCTGCGGATGCTGGATAAAATCGATCAGGATATTGCTAAATCCGAGGCCCTGCAGCTGACCAAGCAGGTCAAAGTACTGCAATACCAGTCGGTAATGCTGCGGGCCGAGATTGCCTCCAGCCTTGATCAGGAAGCTGACGCCGAAAAACTGTTTACCCAGGCCAAACGCTATCTGCCGTCGCTGGAAGAAAGCGGCGCGATGATCGACTTCCAGCTGGCGCTGGGCCAGCACTACCTGCGTCATCAGCACTATGATCTGGCCCTGGATCAATTGCTGGGCAGCCATTGGCTGGCCGTAGAGCAGGAAAACAACGCCATGGTGGCACAAACCAACCTGGCGCTTGCAGATCTGTTCGAACAGCGAAAAGTGTTTGACCGCGCCCTGGAGCACGCCACCCAGGCCGGTGAATTTTTCGAGCACTTTAACCAGGCCCGGCCGCTGGCCAAAACCCTGGCGCTCATCGCCTCGATCTATGAACAGCAGGGGCGCTTCAATTTGGCCCTGGTCCACTATTTCAATGCCCTGGATCAGGAAACCCAGCTCAATCACGATGCCCGCTCGGCCAAGCTGCGGCTGAATATCGCCCGGGTTTATCTTCAGCTCTATAACTACCCGAAAGCGGAGCAGTACCTACAACACACCCGCCAGCTGGCCAAGCAGAGCGGCAATGAAGCAATCCAGATCGAGTCTCAATTGCTGCAAGGCCGACTGGAATTAGCCCAGGGGCAGACTGAAACTGCGGTGTCGACCCTGCAGGCCGGGCTGATCGCCGCCAGCCGGATTGGCGATCGCGATCTGCAACTGATGGGTGAATCGGTGCTTTCGGACGCATTCGAACAACAAAACGACTACTACAATGCCCTGCTCAGCCAGCGCCGCTATGAGCAACTGTTTTCCAGCAAGCAGGAAGATCAGGCCAAAAGTAATGTCGCCGTCTTCAAGCAGCAACAACGGATGCTGGAGCGCTCACTACTACTCGAAGAAATGGAGCGCAAGCAGTTCGAAAGCGACAAAGCCCTGTATAAACAGAAGAACATCTCCATTGTCCTGTTCAGTGTGCTGTGTGTGGTGCTGATCGTGCTGCTCCGGCGCCATAAAACCGCCAAAATGTTCCAGGAGCGCCTGCTACGCCTGCGCACCGAGTTTTACACCCATCCGCGCAGCGGGTTGCGAAACCTGCGGATGCTGACCATTCGCCTGCCGAACTCCCTGCAACAAAGCAGCGCCAACTTTGAGCAGTGGCACCTGGGCGAAATCATCAACGAGCCGCTCAGCGATCGGCTGCGCTTTGCCCTGTTCGAAGTGCCGTCACTCAAGCAAATCTACCTTGAGCACGGCTACCAGAAGGGACTGGAGCTGGAGCGTCAGTTCGGCGAGTACCTGAAGGCACAAGTCTGCAAGCCGGCCCGGCTGTATCATTTCTCCGATGCCATGTTCCTCTATATCGAGCCGAACTCCCGCCTGGAGACCGCACCGGAGCAGCTGGCCGACTCAATCCAGCAATTGGTTGATAACTTCCTGATCAAGCACCGGCTGGATAACCGGGTCCGGATCGGCATGGCTGAATATCCGTTCCTGCCCCGGGCTTATACCGCCATCAACGACCATGAGCTGCTGGATATTCTGCTGATGGCCGCCAACGCCGCGCGGCTGATCAGCAAAACCGATCCCGGCAGCCAGTGGGTCCACCTCAGTGCGATTGATGCCGCACCGGCCGCCAGCTTTGCCTGCGACAATATCCGCAAAGCCTGCCTGCAGGGGATAGATAACGGTCTGGTGAAAGTCCAGAGTTCATCGACGGTGGACATCATCTGGAATAATGATCACGAATCTGACAAAAATGTCAGCTAG
- the queF gene encoding NADPH-dependent 7-cyano-7-deazaguanine reductase QueF (Catalyzes the NADPH-dependent reduction of 7-cyano-7-deazaguanine (preQ0) to 7-aminomethyl-7-deazaguanine (preQ1) in queuosine biosynthesis) — translation MSKYKDAKELAGLTLGQQTEYKDQYDASLLQPVPRSLNRDDLDLGESLPFTGYDIWTLYELSWLNSKGLPQVAIGEVRLPASSPNLIESKSFKLYLNSFNQTRFDSWQHIADTLQQDLSACAGAEVDVTIQPLEDFDDQPIVNFSGECIDNQDIEITSYDFDPAYLENAAEGDVVTEELHSHLLKSNCLITSQPDWGSVRISYTGKQINREKLLRYLISFRNHNEFHEQCVERIFTDLMKYCQPELLTVYARYTRRGGLDINPYRTNMGKTPSNNFRLARQ, via the coding sequence ATGAGCAAATATAAAGACGCTAAAGAATTAGCAGGTTTAACCCTCGGCCAGCAGACCGAGTACAAAGATCAGTACGACGCTTCACTGCTTCAGCCCGTGCCACGCAGTCTGAACCGCGACGATCTGGATCTGGGCGAGTCACTGCCTTTTACCGGCTATGATATCTGGACACTGTATGAGCTGTCGTGGCTAAACAGCAAGGGCCTGCCTCAGGTTGCCATCGGCGAAGTACGCCTGCCAGCGAGCAGCCCGAACCTGATTGAGTCAAAGTCTTTCAAGCTCTACCTCAACAGCTTTAACCAGACCCGCTTTGACAGCTGGCAGCACATTGCCGATACCCTGCAACAAGATCTGTCGGCCTGTGCCGGTGCTGAGGTGGATGTCACCATCCAGCCACTGGAAGATTTCGACGATCAGCCAATCGTTAACTTCAGCGGTGAGTGTATCGACAACCAGGATATCGAAATCACCAGCTATGATTTCGACCCGGCCTATTTGGAGAACGCTGCCGAAGGGGACGTGGTCACTGAAGAGCTGCACAGCCACCTGTTGAAATCCAACTGTCTGATCACCAGCCAGCCGGACTGGGGCAGCGTGCGGATTTCCTACACCGGCAAGCAAATCAACCGCGAGAAGTTGCTGCGTTATCTGATCTCGTTCCGCAACCATAACGAGTTCCACGAGCAATGCGTCGAGCGGATCTTCACCGACCTGATGAAGTATTGCCAGCCGGAACTGCTGACCGTCTATGCCCGCTATACCCGCCGCGGGGGCCTGGATATCAACCCATACCGCACCAATATGGGGAAAACCCCGAGCAATAACTTCCGTCTGGCACGCCAATAG
- the syd gene encoding SecY-interacting protein: protein MNHPVADALSAFSARFLQAWCDAGHDFPVSDDLVGLASPCVIRDTGDVVAWQPVVREPMGDLAAVERGIELRLHEDIKVFYGAQYSGDMTARFRTLTFDLLQAFSARDEQRLQENILGHLVMQRRLKQKPTVFIGALDSESQVIAICNLTGQVILETLGKDQREVLAADVESFLMQLEPVVRAS, encoded by the coding sequence ATGAATCATCCTGTTGCGGACGCTTTATCTGCGTTCTCCGCGCGCTTTTTGCAGGCCTGGTGTGATGCCGGTCACGATTTTCCGGTCAGCGACGATCTGGTAGGGCTGGCGTCGCCCTGCGTGATCCGTGATACCGGGGATGTGGTGGCCTGGCAACCGGTTGTGCGGGAGCCGATGGGCGATCTGGCGGCAGTGGAGCGGGGCATTGAGCTGCGGTTGCACGAAGATATCAAAGTTTTTTACGGCGCCCAGTACAGCGGCGATATGACGGCCCGCTTCCGGACGCTGACGTTCGACTTGCTGCAGGCCTTCAGTGCCCGGGACGAGCAACGGCTACAGGAAAATATCCTGGGGCATCTGGTAATGCAGCGCCGGCTGAAACAGAAGCCGACGGTGTTTATCGGCGCGCTGGACAGCGAATCGCAAGTGATTGCGATCTGTAACCTGACCGGGCAGGTGATCCTGGAGACGCTGGGCAAAGATCAGCGCGAGGTGCTGGCGGCGGACGTCGAAAGCTTCCTGATGCAACTTGAGCCGGTGGTGAGAGCGAGCTGA
- a CDS encoding Zn-ribbon-containing protein: MYVIEMQFECFDNTTVSAVDTAVNGLMDALRYNGQILGREFPIVMDEGMFRVRVVCPEQDSLHPQFHSAQVKACLKRLSQASLLAPKVKLLGRDINSEAAAENFTPSWQIIYTTYVHTCSPLRCGETLMPIPLYRIPATFNGDHKAVVKWQTEWQACDEIQMAGGCQAEHAALHEIRDVDSDLFRRGWDLRGRIEYLTKIPTYYYQYQVGGQSLAQEQQRPCPKCGGAWYQEEPLHGIFHYKCDECRLVSNLSWDFQ; the protein is encoded by the coding sequence ATGTACGTCATCGAAATGCAATTTGAGTGTTTTGACAACACCACAGTGTCCGCGGTGGACACCGCCGTTAACGGCCTGATGGATGCACTGCGCTATAACGGCCAGATCCTCGGCCGGGAGTTTCCGATCGTGATGGATGAGGGGATGTTCCGGGTTCGGGTGGTGTGCCCCGAGCAAGACAGTCTGCATCCGCAGTTTCACAGTGCGCAGGTCAAGGCCTGTCTCAAGCGCCTGAGCCAGGCCAGCCTGCTGGCGCCGAAGGTGAAGCTGCTGGGGCGGGATATCAATTCTGAAGCGGCGGCGGAGAACTTTACCCCGTCGTGGCAAATCATCTACACCACCTATGTCCACACCTGCTCGCCGCTACGCTGTGGCGAGACCTTGATGCCGATCCCGTTGTATCGAATTCCGGCGACCTTCAACGGCGATCATAAAGCGGTGGTGAAGTGGCAAACCGAGTGGCAGGCCTGCGATGAAATTCAGATGGCTGGCGGCTGCCAGGCAGAGCATGCGGCGCTACATGAGATCCGTGATGTTGACAGCGATTTGTTCCGTCGTGGCTGGGATCTGCGTGGGCGGATTGAGTACCTGACGAAAATTCCGACTTACTATTACCAGTATCAGGTGGGTGGGCAGAGCCTGGCGCAAGAGCAGCAGCGTCCGTGCCCGAAATGTGGCGGCGCCTGGTATCAGGAAGAGCCCCTGCATGGCATTTTCCACTATAAGTGCGATGAGTGTCGCCTGGTGTCAAACCTGTCGTGGGATTTCCAGTAA
- a CDS encoding DUF2789 domain-containing protein — METFNHNLSNLFNQLGLNSSKEFIEEFVKKHHLEEHEQLAEAHFWQPAQQRFLKESVAEDADWCEVIDQLDALLRK, encoded by the coding sequence ATGGAGACCTTTAACCACAATTTATCGAATTTATTCAATCAATTAGGATTAAACAGTTCTAAGGAGTTCATCGAGGAATTTGTCAAAAAACATCACCTGGAAGAGCATGAGCAATTGGCGGAGGCCCATTTCTGGCAACCGGCCCAACAGCGATTTCTCAAAGAATCTGTGGCAGAAGATGCCGACTGGTGCGAAGTGATTGATCAGTTAGATGCTTTGCTACGAAAATAA
- a CDS encoding DUF3301 domain-containing protein, giving the protein MDNLLGILLLALFGYLYWQQRRQTEFAQRFIEQRCEHLGLQLLSIARGAHKLKDPQGRWHWHTVYVFEFSADGADAYQGYVVMEGFRPSQFQVPSHRMPE; this is encoded by the coding sequence ATGGATAATCTACTGGGAATTTTACTCTTGGCGCTGTTTGGCTACCTGTACTGGCAACAGCGCCGCCAGACCGAGTTTGCGCAGCGGTTTATCGAGCAACGCTGCGAACATCTCGGTCTGCAATTGCTCAGCATTGCCCGTGGCGCGCACAAGCTGAAAGACCCGCAAGGACGCTGGCACTGGCATACGGTGTATGTGTTTGAGTTTTCGGCCGATGGGGCAGATGCCTACCAGGGCTATGTAGTGATGGAAGGGTTTCGGCCCAGCCAGTTTCAGGTTCCCTCGCACCGGATGCCGGAATAA
- a CDS encoding DUF3549 family protein gives MSMDKFHTLTQLLDNAGCQYTIFDLGRRVSEIDIDQFKAVEENRQPYPWPLQQHAHLSISFWQAGNPPWIWFLRLPLDERGLLKQAAVGDFIKYVIEAMGATLNSTPTEEEQEKLAANPYTFKPKDDKMAMFHAHLRHQLALPASQYYEHAQHYLTGDLGWDQWQGVGLQGLADVCARMKQENNSTQLRKAVNNLPMTPLYALLGCLEHCELPEALSQRLLERLTREVEQAEPDLFLISALIRALSGAEPTQLQHQLTQLLANPALCHPEILVAIAGRCWQGLANPDIARTFLLRLAQTGDQALFNQLFADLVMLPALRGMMLQILHGQADPALVEAITKLQQHARGKA, from the coding sequence ATGTCCATGGATAAATTTCATACCCTGACCCAGCTACTGGATAACGCCGGTTGCCAGTATACAATTTTTGATCTCGGCCGCCGTGTCAGTGAAATCGATATCGACCAGTTCAAAGCGGTCGAAGAGAACCGCCAGCCCTATCCATGGCCTTTGCAGCAACATGCGCACCTGTCGATCTCTTTCTGGCAAGCCGGCAACCCACCGTGGATCTGGTTTCTGCGCCTGCCGCTCGATGAGCGCGGCCTGCTCAAGCAAGCGGCCGTCGGGGATTTCATCAAGTATGTGATTGAAGCCATGGGCGCGACGCTCAACAGCACGCCAACGGAAGAAGAGCAGGAAAAACTGGCCGCCAACCCGTACACCTTCAAGCCCAAAGACGACAAGATGGCGATGTTCCATGCCCATTTACGTCACCAGCTTGCTCTGCCGGCCAGCCAGTACTACGAGCATGCCCAGCATTACCTGACCGGTGATTTAGGCTGGGACCAGTGGCAGGGCGTCGGCCTGCAGGGCCTGGCGGATGTGTGTGCCCGGATGAAACAGGAAAACAACAGCACCCAACTGCGCAAAGCCGTCAATAACCTGCCGATGACCCCGCTTTATGCGCTACTGGGCTGCCTGGAGCATTGTGAGCTACCGGAGGCGCTCAGCCAACGCCTGCTCGAGCGGTTGACGCGCGAAGTCGAGCAAGCCGAGCCGGATCTGTTCCTGATCTCGGCGCTGATCCGCGCCCTGTCCGGTGCCGAGCCAACCCAGCTACAACACCAGCTGACGCAACTGCTGGCTAACCCGGCCCTGTGTCACCCGGAAATTCTGGTGGCGATTGCCGGACGCTGCTGGCAGGGACTGGCCAACCCCGACATTGCTCGGACCTTCCTGCTCCGTCTGGCACAGACCGGCGATCAGGCCCTGTTCAACCAACTCTTTGCCGACTTGGTGATGCTGCCGGCCCTGCGGGGTATGATGCTGCAAATTCTCCACGGTCAGGCGGATCCGGCGCTGGTTGAGGCCATCACCAAACTTCAGCAGCACGCCCGCGGCAAGGCCTGA
- a CDS encoding YqcC family protein: MNAYCGENMMDKYHQCQALLTALEAALRQAGLWETDAPTPTALASTAPFAVDTLTGGQWLQWIFLPRMNALICAQAPLPDQFVISPYLEEALNGHAGCDAVLAVTRQLDALLGAREKLKAKK; this comes from the coding sequence GTGAATGCGTACTGCGGGGAAAATATGATGGATAAATATCACCAGTGTCAGGCTTTGCTGACGGCACTTGAAGCCGCGTTGCGTCAGGCCGGGTTGTGGGAGACCGACGCGCCGACGCCGACCGCGCTGGCCAGCACCGCACCTTTTGCAGTCGATACCCTGACAGGCGGTCAGTGGTTGCAGTGGATTTTTCTGCCGCGCATGAACGCGCTGATCTGTGCTCAGGCGCCGCTGCCGGACCAGTTTGTCATTTCCCCTTATCTTGAGGAAGCCCTCAATGGGCATGCCGGTTGTGATGCTGTGCTTGCTGTGACCCGTCAATTGGATGCGCTGCTCGGCGCCCGTGAAAAATTGAAAGCGAAGAAGTGA
- the truC gene encoding tRNA pseudouridine(65) synthase TruC, with translation MELEILYQDTDLVAVNKPAGMLVHRSWLDRHETQFVMQTLRDQIGQHVFPLHRLDRPTSGVLLFALSSEVAAQMMPKFAGRDIKKTYHAVVRGWIQEAAVLDYPLKEELDKIADKQAAQDKDAQEAVTAYAPLAHVQTDIAIGRYPTSRYTLVEMKPETGRKHQLRRHMHHLSHHIIGDVNHGDGRHNRSFRQHYDCHRLMLHASRLQLVHPCTGEALDIRAGTDAAWGRVMGAFDWGRHLMQPRD, from the coding sequence ATGGAATTAGAAATCCTGTATCAAGATACCGATCTCGTGGCGGTGAATAAACCGGCCGGGATGTTGGTGCACCGCTCCTGGTTGGATCGGCACGAAACACAATTTGTGATGCAAACCCTGCGCGATCAGATCGGCCAGCATGTGTTTCCGTTGCACCGTCTGGATCGCCCGACTTCCGGGGTATTGCTGTTTGCCCTCTCCAGCGAGGTTGCCGCACAAATGATGCCCAAGTTTGCCGGACGCGACATCAAGAAAACTTATCACGCCGTGGTGCGGGGATGGATTCAGGAAGCGGCGGTCCTGGACTACCCGCTCAAAGAAGAGCTGGATAAAATTGCCGACAAGCAGGCGGCTCAGGATAAGGACGCTCAGGAAGCGGTGACGGCCTACGCGCCCCTGGCGCATGTCCAAACGGATATTGCGATCGGCCGCTACCCAACCAGCCGTTATACCCTGGTCGAGATGAAGCCGGAAACCGGGCGAAAACACCAGCTCCGCCGTCATATGCATCACCTCAGCCACCATATTATCGGCGATGTGAATCATGGCGATGGCCGTCATAACCGCAGCTTCCGCCAACATTACGATTGCCACCGGCTGATGTTACACGCTTCCCGATTGCAGTTGGTGCATCCGTGCACCGGCGAAGCGCTGGATATTCGCGCCGGTACGGATGCTGCCTGGGGGCGGGTGATGGGCGCTTTTGATTGGGGCAGGCACCTGATGCAACCCCGCGATTAA
- a CDS encoding flavodoxin encodes MAKIGVFVGTVYGGAEEVAHDVVDQLIDKGHAAQLYLEPLLEDFLEYQHDVALVITSTTGQGEIPENLLPLFVALKDRFPLMPALQYAVIAMGDSSYGEERYCGAGRQFDELLAELQGQSLAVRLDVDACIHFDPMEVAQPWLEALVVALS; translated from the coding sequence ATGGCAAAAATCGGCGTATTTGTGGGAACGGTATACGGCGGCGCGGAGGAAGTGGCGCATGACGTGGTTGATCAACTGATTGACAAGGGCCATGCCGCTCAGCTTTATCTCGAACCGCTGCTGGAGGATTTTCTTGAGTATCAGCATGATGTGGCGCTGGTGATCACCTCAACCACCGGTCAGGGGGAGATCCCGGAAAATCTGTTGCCGCTGTTTGTGGCACTCAAGGACCGTTTTCCGTTGATGCCGGCGCTTCAGTATGCCGTGATCGCGATGGGCGATTCCAGTTACGGGGAAGAACGGTATTGCGGGGCCGGTCGGCAGTTTGACGAATTGCTGGCGGAGTTACAGGGCCAATCGCTGGCCGTGCGGCTGGATGTCGATGCCTGTATCCATTTTGACCCGATGGAAGTCGCTCAGCCCTGGCTGGAGGCGCTGGTGGTGGCACTCAGCTAA
- a CDS encoding DUF3461 family protein: MYPHLTSIGIENPKSIERYSLRQEAANDILKVYFAKQKGELFAKSVKFKFPRQRKSVVVNSGSREYKEITEINRNLTFIIDELDQITQRKHTEVDLKKKILKDLRHLEQVVTHKIAEIEADLEKLK; the protein is encoded by the coding sequence ATGTATCCACACCTCACCAGTATCGGTATTGAAAACCCAAAATCCATCGAACGCTACAGCCTGCGCCAGGAAGCGGCCAACGACATTCTGAAGGTCTATTTTGCCAAGCAGAAAGGGGAGTTGTTCGCCAAAAGCGTGAAATTCAAATTCCCGCGCCAGCGCAAGTCGGTGGTGGTCAACAGCGGCAGTCGCGAATATAAAGAAATCACGGAGATCAACCGCAACCTGACGTTTATTATTGATGAGCTGGATCAAATCACCCAGCGCAAGCACACCGAGGTCGATCTGAAGAAGAAGATCCTGAAGGATTTACGTCATCTGGAGCAGGTGGTCACTCACAAGATTGCCGAAATTGAAGCGGATTTAGAAAAGCTGAAATGA